The following proteins are encoded in a genomic region of Nymphalis io chromosome 16, ilAglIoxx1.1, whole genome shotgun sequence:
- the LOC126774450 gene encoding general transcriptional corepressor trfA-like has protein sequence MSSSRKISPAHSQDVNSSHTRTPRRSRSVCSAKSNTSLRLTALISDSFKLTPIANRQSVLNDDTDIEIPGRKSWWRKLGENSRDVMDVLENRDIPEFNNVEDEFDVEILSQEKKNYSIDLPESSDGESINSIVIPQRKLFTQKENQAQKKFRNIIDNRETLAKLQRSHIDEDKEIKIAKKNLFNQAPRLRTKPAFPAALLNISSKTVNKTKEMPTAEVKGQVRNLFGNRPGVKRKNMFADFIVSESEDEIPDIQPKVFGFQKSMGQNRRESSASHGIAHSLTTSIDLEMDDWNLLPSSTMVENQLEEAGTTPVKRAKLSKLSEAKESETTNTNSTANKQSNKSINSKNTSKSKLKEGNKNLNLTSEMNNEYKEENNQSINNSNNYRLTRNRSKSIRESSSNEKDHSKVTNKSKKSLKSIKSISDKRLVQEDHKSQHDIENKMETNLIDNEIQNLSTEHVLDADEEDFTLEYENDDEQVNSTNMNKLDNINEKETYNQLIEGDNCGKNTNALEHEIEKTVLSKTGDKKEKNEKSKTQNDRDEQDDVNNLIEEQVQPNKQQNQSLMNNSGKNENERRNYNTNQSQDIVKLKKHTLTDVQNNSRECETININGDNLQKAKSYSNKIVDIASSTEIEIKGEGQNKIKHICDMNKTNKINFDSNEQNEKEVESNQTLFDEQNNSDQSEPEESRGAEEEVYQSLNDEPNESNGSNHEESIAAEEEKEINESLNNEQNYSDEVEDEEVETNQTLNDEQSDNDEAEEADEEVETNQTLNDEQSDNDEAEEADEEVETNQTLNDEQSDNDEAEDEVGESDSEVNQNETEEIEEMEIHEEENESETDDQNVTENQEVSDEEDDDQQNKSNISQSENIQEEELMESEQEQSDVDDNEVAEDEIIPDESDDHDTRGRHTKKNETIVKSPEAILHDKISEMESFTAKGHNTSIRKTKSIIKNINIRPSLAPVRESTGLTEDTKDSSAEGSGWDSHRTTRKTIRLTMGKDFTLRKSLRALVMEKSAKRNTEFNDVLADNTKIPQANSTELPEFDSYQETEPMHVDETLEEPSDHEVSAQTRRTTLELYLQKIKQENMEKKRKMEEEVRASIKAPPRNTFYSFKMPLIPVKRIKVAHNKPKPKQTKSSLIPLNMLPPEVLEDMKYKPPKRFQPSNASWITKRLYKFIENKLEPKYDYKARVRAERFMELLYAFTREARQVRGPSEQAVDTLKKEMARLDIIKTHFEFYNFFNDFMPREIRIKVVPDLVNKISLPKNGIFSDIMQ, from the exons GTTGGTGGAGAAAACTGGGTGAGAATTCCAGAGATGTAATGGATGTTTTAGAAAATAGAGACATTCCAGAGTTTAATAATGTAGAAGATGAATTTGATGTTGAAATTTTGAG cCAAGAAAAGAAGAATTACTCTATAGATTTACCAGAGAGTAGTGATGGGGAATCTATAAATAGTATTGTTATTCCACAGAGAAAACTTTTTACACAAAAAGAAAATCAAGCTCAAAAAAAATTTAGGAATATCATTGACAATAGAGAAACATTAGCAAAGCTCCAAAGAAGCCACATTGATGAAgacaaagaaattaaaattgctAAAAAGAATCTATTTAATCAGGCTCCTAGACTAAGAACAAAGCCTGCCTTTCCTGCTGCCTTACTGAATATATCATCAAAAACagttaataaaactaaagaaaTGCCAACAGCAGAGGTAAAAGGGCAAGTTCGAAACCTTTTTGGCAATCGACCTGGTGTCAAACGAAAGAATATGTTCGCTGACTTCATTGTATCCGAAAGCGAAGATGAAATTCCTGACATACAACCAAAAGTGTTTGGATTTCAAAAGAGCATGGGACAAAATCGCCGTGAAAGTTCTGCCTCGCATGGGATAGCTCATTCTTTAACAACAAGTATTGATCTTGAAATGGATGACTGGAATCTGCTTCCATCCTCGACTATGGTAGAAAATCAGCTCGAAGAAGCTGGTACAACACCAGTAAAGCGAGCAAAATTAAGCAAATTGTCTGAGGCAAAGGAGTCAGAAACTACAAATACCAATAGTACAGCAAATAAACAGTCAAACAAGTCAATAAATTCAAAGAATACTTCAAAATCTAAATTGAAAGAAggtaataaaaatttgaatttaacgtcggaaatgaataatgaatataaagaaGAGAATAATCAATCCATCAATAATTCAAATAACTACAGACTCACAAGGAATAGAAGCAAATCAATAAGAGAAAGCTCTTCCAATGAAAAGGACCATTCAAAAGTTAcgaataaatcaaaaaaatcactaaaatcTATCAAAAGTATTTCAGATAAACGCTTAGTTCAAGAAGATCATAAGAGTCAGcatgatattgaaaataaaatggaaacaaATTTAATAGACAATGAAATACAAAATCTATCAACCGAACATGTTCTTGATGCAGATGAGGAAGATTTTACGTTAGAGTATGAAAATGATGATGAACAAGTAAACTCAACCAATATGAACAAATTAGATaacattaatgaaaaagaaACTTACAATCAATTAATTGAGGGGGATAATTGTGGTAAAAATACAAATGCTCTAGAACATGAGATAGAAAAAACAGTATTAAGTAAAACTGGtgataagaaagaaaaaaatgaaaaaagcaAGACACAAAATGATAGAGATGAACAAGACGATGTCAACAATCTTATTGAAGAACAAGTGCAGCCCAATAAGCAACAAAATCAAAGTTTAATGAATAATTCGGGCAAAAATGAAAATGAGAgaagaaattataatacaaatcaaTCTCAAGATAtagtaaaacttaaaaaacatacattaacTGATGTCCAAAATAATTCTCGTGAATGTGAaaccattaatataaatggtgaTAATCTTCAAAAAGCTAAAAGTTATTCTAACAAAATTGTAGATATAGCTAGTAGTAcagaaattgaaataaaaggtgaaggacaaaacaaaattaaacatatctGTGATatgaacaaaacaaataaaattaactttgatAGTAATGAACAAAATGAAAAAGAGGTAGAGTCTAATCAAACTCTTTTCGATGAGCAAAATAATAGTGATCAATCTGAACCTGAGGAATCCAGAGGGGCCGAGGAAGAGGTATATCAATCTCTTAACGATGAGCCCAATGAAAGCAATGGATCTAACCATGAAGAATCCATAGCAGCAGAAGAAGAGAAAGAGATTAATGAAAGTCTTAACAATGAGCAAAATTATAGCGATGAAGTTGAAGATGAAGAGGTAGAGACTAATCAAACTCTCAATGATGAGCAAAGTGATAACGATGAAGCTGAAGAAGCTGATGAAGAGGTAGAGACTAATCAAACTCTCAATGATGAGCAAAGTGATAACGATGAAGCTGAAGAAGCTGATGAAGAGGTAGAGACTAATCAAACTCTCAATGATGAGCAAAGTGATAATGATGAAGCTGAAGATGAAGTTGGTGAAAGTGATAGCGAAGTTAATCAAAATGAAACTGAAGAAATTGAAGAAATGGAAATTCATGAAGAAGAAAATGAAAGCGAAACAGATGATCAAAACGTAACTGAAAACCAAGAAGTAAGTGACGAAGAAGATGACgatcaacaaaataaaagtaatatatctcAGAGTGAAAACATACAAGAGGAAGAGTTAATGGAGTCAGAACAAGAACAAAGTGACGTTGATGATAACGAAGTAGCTGAAGATGAAATTATTCCTGATGAATCAGATGATCACGACACAAGAGGACggcatacaaaaaaaaacgagacGATTGTCAAATCACCCGAAGCAATCTTACACGACAAAATAAGTGAAATGGAATCTTTCACAGCCAAAGGTCACAATACAAGTAttagaaaaacaaaaagtataatcaaaaatataaacataaggCCGAGTCTAGCTCCAGTTAGGGAGAGTACGGGTTTAACTGAAGATACCAAAGATTCAAGTGCGGAAGGCTCGGGTTGGGATTCACATAGAACCACGCGCAAAACAATTCGACTGACTATGGGAAAAGATTTTACGCTCAGAAAATCATTACGAGCTTTAGTTATGGAAAAATCAGCTAAACGGAACACTGAATTCAATGATGTTTTAGCAGACAACACGAAAATACCTCAAGCCAATTCGACAGAACTGCCTGAGTTTGATTCCTATCAGGAGACAGAGCCCATGCACGTTGATGAGACACTCGAGGAACCTTCAGACCACGAAGTATCAGCGCAGACGAGACGGACCACCTTagaattgtatttacaaaaaataaaacaagaaaacatggaaaaaaaacgtaaaatg gaAGAAGAAGTCAGAGCTTCTATTAAAGCTCCACCAAGAAACACATTCTATTCGTTCAAAATGCCTCTGATACCAGTTAAACGGATTAAAGTAGCCCATAATAagccaaaaccaaaacaaacaaaatcctCACTGATTCCATTAAACATGTTACCACCAGAAGTATTAGaagatatgaaatataaaccaCCAAAAAGATTCCAACCAAGCAATGCATCATGGATAacaaaaagattatataaatttatagaaaataaattggaACCAAA ataCGACTACAAAGCTCGTGTTCGCGCTGAGCGCTTTATGGAATTGTTGTACGCGTTTACACGCGAGGCGCGACAAGTCAGAGGTCCGAGCGAGCAAGCCGTGGACACGCTGAAGAAAGAGATGGCGCGCCTCGACATTATTAAAACGcactttgaattttataactTCTTCAATGATTTCATGCCGAGAGAAATACGTATAAAG GTTGTTCCCGATTTGGTTAACAAAATATCCTTACCGAAGAATGGAATCTTCTCTGACATAATGCAATAG